A region of Catenibacterium mitsuokai DNA encodes the following proteins:
- the rpe gene encoding ribulose-phosphate 3-epimerase: MVKIAPSVLSADFAHLKEDIDTIYDGGKSWIHYDVMDGHFVPNISFGYSILSNVRAVTDLFIDVHLMITDPGQYLDEFINAGADLITFHIEAVSSVQEARVLIQRIHDAGCLASISIKPGTDVEAVKPFLDDLDMVLVMSVEPGFGGQSFNPSALDKITELKEIRNDRRYLIEVDGGINENTANLCRGAGADVLVAGSYVFKAENRQEAIDSLK; this comes from the coding sequence ATGGTTAAAATTGCACCTTCAGTATTATCCGCTGATTTTGCGCATCTTAAAGAAGATATTGATACAATCTATGATGGAGGAAAGTCATGGATTCATTATGATGTCATGGATGGACACTTTGTACCAAATATTTCATTTGGTTATAGTATCTTGAGTAATGTTCGTGCTGTCACTGATTTATTTATTGATGTTCATTTAATGATCACTGATCCAGGTCAGTATTTAGATGAATTCATCAATGCAGGTGCAGATCTCATTACATTCCATATTGAAGCTGTATCAAGCGTGCAGGAAGCACGTGTCCTTATTCAGCGTATTCATGATGCAGGATGTCTTGCTTCTATCTCTATTAAACCAGGAACTGATGTAGAAGCTGTTAAACCATTCCTAGATGATTTAGATATGGTTCTTGTAATGAGTGTTGAACCAGGATTTGGAGGTCAGTCATTCAATCCTTCAGCCTTAGATAAGATTACTGAATTAAAAGAAATCAGAAATGATAGACGCTATCTTATTGAAGTAGATGGTGGTATCAATGAAAATACAGCCAACCTATGCCGTGGAGCTGGGGCAGATGTTCTTGTGGCTGGAAGCTATGTCTTCAAGGCAGAAAATAGACAGGAAGCTATTGATTCACTCAAATGA
- the pknB gene encoding Stk1 family PASTA domain-containing Ser/Thr kinase — protein sequence MSEKGRILADRYELKELIGQGGMADVYLAYDDILKREVAVKILRSSLTGDPIYITRFHREARAAAALCHRNIVEIYDVGEEDDLYYIVMEYVRGQTLKELINKRGALHYVEAVDIMKQVVSATALAHSMGIVHRDLKPQNILVTDSGIVKIADFGIASIQSLSQVTQTDTIMGSLHYLAPEIARGEKATPQSDIYALGVVFYELLRGDVPFNGESPVNIALKHMRDEIPSVRAYNPAIPQSVENIIIKATAKNTNNRYQCADDMLDDLDTCLERLDEEKLTFDQVNTDPTIIASDSQFFTKTAPIDPETTQTEIEEIKPQDEKKKEPMDKKKKIAIGAAIGAVIVCLAIVAGFFLLGGNKDGMMMDLVGKTEKEATALLIDKGYKVSDDVNYELSDKYEKGLVVATDPEAGHAINKGDTVTLTLSKGKYIIMEDYTGVSYDTAYKKLTKLGYKVKKYEKSDDEYKAGIVIGQSISEGEKQDPNEKGKIITLTVSKGVTITVPSLYGQDINAAKSTLESQGFTNVKLSVLPSPTDSATINSMSVNTVVKQSVAPYTQVTSKGTEIILYYYDKKPTPPTTPSQPDLPEEDDGDDASPNAQSE from the coding sequence ATGAGTGAAAAAGGACGTATTCTTGCTGATCGTTATGAATTAAAAGAACTTATTGGACAGGGCGGTATGGCCGATGTCTATCTTGCATATGATGATATATTAAAAAGAGAAGTAGCAGTCAAAATACTTCGTTCGTCTTTGACAGGAGATCCTATTTATATCACTCGTTTCCATCGTGAAGCGCGTGCAGCGGCTGCATTATGTCATCGTAATATTGTAGAAATCTATGATGTGGGTGAAGAAGATGATCTTTACTATATTGTCATGGAATATGTACGTGGTCAGACTTTAAAAGAATTAATTAATAAGCGTGGTGCACTTCATTATGTTGAAGCTGTGGATATTATGAAGCAGGTTGTTTCAGCAACTGCACTTGCACATTCTATGGGTATTGTACATCGTGATCTGAAGCCTCAGAATATTCTTGTTACTGATTCTGGTATTGTAAAGATTGCGGATTTCGGTATTGCCTCAATTCAGTCTTTATCACAGGTGACTCAGACTGATACGATCATGGGCTCACTTCACTATCTTGCGCCAGAAATCGCAAGAGGTGAAAAAGCAACACCACAGAGTGATATTTATGCCTTAGGTGTTGTCTTCTATGAATTACTAAGAGGAGATGTACCATTTAATGGTGAGTCTCCAGTAAATATCGCATTAAAGCATATGCGTGATGAAATTCCTTCAGTACGTGCTTATAATCCAGCGATTCCTCAGTCAGTAGAAAATATCATTATCAAAGCGACTGCTAAGAATACAAATAATCGTTATCAGTGTGCGGATGATATGTTAGATGATTTAGACACATGTTTAGAACGTTTAGATGAAGAAAAGCTTACTTTTGACCAGGTTAATACTGATCCAACTATTATTGCGAGCGATTCACAGTTCTTTACGAAAACGGCGCCTATTGATCCTGAAACAACACAGACAGAAATTGAAGAAATCAAGCCTCAGGATGAGAAGAAGAAAGAACCAATGGATAAGAAAAAGAAGATTGCGATTGGTGCAGCGATTGGTGCTGTAATTGTATGTCTTGCGATTGTGGCAGGTTTCTTCTTACTTGGTGGTAATAAAGATGGCATGATGATGGATTTAGTAGGTAAGACCGAAAAAGAAGCAACAGCTTTATTGATTGATAAAGGCTATAAGGTTTCTGATGATGTCAACTATGAATTAAGTGATAAATATGAAAAAGGTCTTGTAGTAGCCACAGATCCTGAAGCAGGACATGCTATTAATAAAGGTGATACCGTGACATTAACTCTTTCTAAGGGTAAATATATTATCATGGAAGATTATACAGGTGTGTCTTATGACACAGCTTATAAGAAACTTACCAAGCTTGGATATAAGGTGAAGAAGTATGAAAAGTCTGATGATGAATATAAAGCAGGTATCGTTATTGGACAGTCTATATCTGAAGGAGAAAAACAGGATCCTAATGAAAAAGGCAAGATTATCACTTTAACAGTTTCTAAGGGTGTTACTATTACTGTTCCATCACTTTATGGTCAGGACATCAATGCCGCAAAATCAACATTGGAAAGCCAGGGCTTCACCAATGTAAAATTATCTGTTCTTCCATCACCTACTGACAGTGCAACAATCAACTCAATGTCTGTTAATACAGTCGTTAAACAGTCTGTTGCACCTTATACTCAGGTAACAAGCAAGGGGACTGAAATTATCTTATATTACTATGATAAGAAACCTACTCCACCAACAACACCTTCTCAGCCTGATTTACCAGAAGAAGATGATGGTGATGACGCCAGTCCGAATGCACAATCAGAATAG
- the priA gene encoding replication restart helicase PriA translates to MFKVEVLIEHPVQALDRGFSYLSKKPILTGIRVQVPFNHRQVVGYVLSVEEVQLTQKELEERDGFKYSYIYSVIDEAPLLNNELITLAHRMSKMTLCPLIACFQAMLPGTLKPSTHKMVGIKTRQCVRVINTGTPKTVKQKECFRMLLNQGEMFLKDIPYSRSVISSLENQGLIEIYNKEVQRNPYTGNDLKVNNEITLTPLQESVVRGILQTSHTISLIHGVTGSGKTEVYIALTKKMLEKNKTVLMLVPEISLTPMMERIFKERFHDEVAIIHSRLSQGEKYDEYRRIKKGEARIVVGARSAIFAPVENLGLIIMDEEHDMSYKQDNTPRYHTLSIAKMRAEKNNAKIVLGSATPSVETYARAQKGIYGLFEMKERINGKPLPYCEVVDMGNEARQGNYSLLSQRMQQRLEETLNKGEQAMILLNKRGYASFIKCESCGEPIRCPHCDVTLTYHKAENRLKCHLCEYFTSVPQVCPECGSTHLKKIGYGTQKIEEELEKKYPAARIIRFDFDTTRNKNTHLKLLKDFEEHKADIMLGTQMIAKGLDFSNVTFVGVLMADLSLMVPDFRASERTFQLLCQVAGRSGRGDKQGTVMIQTFNPEHYAIKTAVKQDYEAFFKEEMLFRKKAKYPPFCHLVSVIVQSRTPKNVHLTALDISKYLKEHLEKVRIIGPQPAFKMQDIYRERILIKYIESKPIYEQLSIIDDYYNRTRKGGVIVACDFNPYSTY, encoded by the coding sequence ATGTTTAAGGTAGAAGTATTAATAGAACATCCTGTCCAGGCATTAGATCGTGGTTTTTCTTATTTATCTAAGAAACCAATTCTTACAGGAATCCGTGTACAAGTTCCATTTAATCATCGTCAGGTGGTTGGTTATGTCTTATCAGTTGAAGAAGTTCAATTAACGCAGAAAGAACTAGAAGAAAGAGATGGCTTTAAATACTCCTATATTTATTCTGTCATAGATGAAGCACCACTCTTAAATAATGAATTAATAACACTGGCTCATCGTATGTCCAAGATGACACTTTGCCCACTTATTGCCTGTTTTCAGGCAATGCTGCCAGGTACTTTAAAACCCTCTACACATAAAATGGTTGGTATTAAGACGAGACAATGTGTAAGAGTAATCAATACAGGAACACCTAAAACAGTGAAACAGAAGGAATGTTTTCGTATGCTTTTGAATCAGGGAGAAATGTTTCTTAAGGATATCCCTTATTCTAGAAGTGTCATCTCATCTCTTGAAAATCAGGGATTGATAGAGATTTATAATAAAGAAGTACAGCGTAACCCTTATACAGGAAATGATTTAAAGGTCAATAATGAAATTACCTTAACACCACTTCAAGAAAGTGTTGTGAGGGGAATCCTTCAAACCTCTCATACTATTTCTCTTATTCATGGGGTTACAGGATCAGGGAAGACAGAAGTCTATATTGCGCTCACAAAAAAGATGTTAGAAAAGAATAAGACAGTACTTATGCTTGTGCCAGAAATATCTTTGACGCCGATGATGGAACGTATTTTTAAAGAACGTTTTCATGACGAAGTGGCAATCATTCATTCTCGTTTATCACAGGGAGAAAAATATGATGAATATCGTCGTATAAAAAAGGGTGAAGCCCGTATTGTGGTCGGTGCGCGTTCTGCAATCTTTGCGCCAGTTGAGAATCTAGGACTTATCATTATGGATGAAGAACATGATATGAGCTATAAGCAGGACAATACACCACGTTATCATACATTATCTATTGCGAAGATGCGTGCAGAGAAAAATAATGCGAAGATTGTCTTAGGCAGTGCGACACCATCTGTGGAAACATATGCGAGAGCACAAAAAGGAATCTATGGCTTATTTGAGATGAAAGAAAGAATTAATGGTAAACCATTACCTTATTGTGAAGTGGTAGATATGGGTAACGAAGCGCGTCAGGGTAACTATTCACTATTATCTCAAAGAATGCAGCAGCGACTCGAAGAAACTCTGAATAAAGGAGAACAGGCGATGATTCTTTTAAATAAGAGAGGCTATGCGTCTTTTATTAAATGTGAATCATGTGGTGAACCGATCCGCTGTCCGCATTGTGATGTGACACTTACTTATCATAAAGCGGAAAACAGATTAAAATGTCACTTATGTGAATACTTCACTTCTGTACCTCAAGTCTGTCCTGAATGTGGTAGTACGCATCTTAAAAAGATAGGGTATGGTACACAGAAAATAGAAGAGGAATTAGAAAAGAAATATCCAGCTGCACGTATTATTCGTTTTGACTTTGATACAACCCGTAATAAGAATACACATTTAAAATTACTTAAAGATTTTGAAGAACACAAAGCAGATATTATGCTTGGGACACAGATGATTGCGAAGGGGCTTGATTTCTCCAATGTCACATTTGTAGGGGTTCTTATGGCTGATCTGTCTCTTATGGTACCGGATTTTAGAGCTTCTGAACGCACATTCCAGTTATTATGTCAGGTGGCAGGAAGGAGTGGACGAGGAGATAAGCAGGGGACTGTTATGATTCAAACATTTAATCCTGAACATTATGCAATCAAGACAGCTGTGAAGCAGGACTATGAAGCTTTCTTTAAGGAAGAGATGTTATTTAGAAAGAAAGCGAAATATCCACCATTCTGTCACCTTGTATCAGTCATTGTACAATCCCGTACACCAAAGAATGTTCATTTGACAGCTTTGGATATCAGCAAGTATTTAAAGGAACATTTAGAAAAGGTACGCATTATCGGCCCTCAGCCGGCCTTTAAGATGCAAGATATCTATCGTGAAAGAATTTTGATTAAATATATAGAATCTAAGCCAATCTATGAACAATTAAGTATCATCGATGATTATTATAACCGTACAAGAAAAGGAGGTGTCATTGTGGCATGCGATTTTAATCCGTATTCCACATATTAA
- the rsgA gene encoding ribosome small subunit-dependent GTPase A, whose amino-acid sequence MTKGQIIKVLAGFYYVDTGEKVVSCKARGKFRNRGQKPLVGDFCSFQEEKDGSGYILSLDERHNQLERPPICNIDQALLVFSIAEPDFDQMLLDQFLAMVEYEKIKPIIIITKIDLNRELVPVIKKKYNAYDLYFVSSKENEGIEEIKPLLKNRVTVVTGQSGVGKSSLLNALNIELNIETNEISQALGRGKHTTRHVELIPMYGGYIADTPGFSSLELKMEPVELATTYHDFRELSHHCKFRGCLHDSEPKCAVKEAVEAGDIDQTRYEDYLQLLKQVKERKDKRYG is encoded by the coding sequence ATGACTAAAGGTCAGATTATAAAAGTCCTTGCAGGATTCTACTATGTAGATACAGGCGAAAAAGTTGTAAGCTGTAAGGCACGTGGTAAATTTAGAAACAGAGGACAGAAGCCTCTTGTAGGAGACTTCTGCAGTTTCCAGGAAGAAAAGGATGGTTCAGGTTATATCCTTTCTCTTGATGAAAGACATAACCAGTTAGAAAGACCTCCTATTTGTAATATAGATCAAGCTCTCCTTGTATTTTCTATTGCTGAGCCGGATTTTGATCAGATGCTTCTTGATCAGTTCCTCGCAATGGTTGAATATGAGAAGATTAAGCCAATTATCATTATTACTAAGATAGATCTTAATAGAGAACTTGTTCCGGTTATCAAAAAGAAGTACAATGCATATGATCTATATTTTGTATCAAGTAAAGAAAATGAGGGGATTGAAGAAATCAAACCACTTTTAAAGAATCGTGTCACAGTCGTGACAGGACAGAGTGGTGTAGGTAAATCAAGTCTTTTGAATGCCTTAAACATTGAATTGAACATTGAGACAAATGAAATTTCACAGGCATTAGGAAGAGGAAAACATACGACAAGACATGTTGAACTGATTCCGATGTATGGTGGCTATATTGCCGATACACCTGGCTTCTCTTCTTTGGAACTGAAGATGGAACCGGTAGAACTTGCGACTACTTATCATGATTTTAGAGAATTATCTCATCATTGTAAGTTTAGGGGATGTCTTCATGATAGTGAGCCAAAGTGTGCTGTGAAAGAAGCTGTTGAAGCAGGAGACATAGATCAAACAAGATATGAAGATTATCTGCAGTTATTAAAGCAGGTAAAAGAAAGGAAAGATAAACGATATGGTTAA
- the rsmB gene encoding 16S rRNA (cytosine(967)-C(5))-methyltransferase RsmB: MSLWHAILIRIPHINMKERDTALDILIDYEKNESYLNITLNHTLTQDFSPSERGLITTLVYGTIQNRLYLEYQLEPHIHTRLKVVEKMLLLMSLYQHFYLDTPDYAIVNEAVEIIKERRNKRAGGMINAILHSCFKETRSLDDLDHDERLSISTSHPLWMVKMFNAQYGKETTEKILHADNEVPLKSGRMNTYKMSREEFLKKYPEFTPGYLSPDSVLLKEGNIAHTEAFKEGLVTIQDESSQMVARLLNPGEEDVVLDMCGAPGSKTTHLGILMNNKGLIDVYDLYPHKAKLIEDNAKRLGLSNIHVHTGDSTDLSLFDKQYTKILLDGPCSGLGVLSRKPEIKYHDSDAMDEIILIQAKLLENAYSLCIKGGNIVYSTCTINKKENEKQIEKFIKKHPDMHVVEERTILPFEYHSDGFYMCLLEKDV, translated from the coding sequence GTGTCATTGTGGCATGCGATTTTAATCCGTATTCCACATATTAATATGAAAGAAAGAGATACAGCATTAGATATACTCATTGATTATGAAAAGAATGAGAGTTATTTAAATATCACTTTAAATCATACTCTCACTCAAGATTTCTCACCATCAGAAAGAGGACTTATTACAACCCTCGTCTATGGGACTATTCAGAATCGTCTATATCTAGAATATCAATTAGAACCACACATCCATACTCGCTTAAAAGTTGTAGAGAAAATGCTTCTATTAATGAGCCTTTATCAGCATTTTTATTTAGATACACCAGATTATGCGATAGTGAATGAAGCAGTAGAAATTATTAAAGAAAGAAGAAATAAAAGAGCAGGAGGCATGATTAATGCGATTTTGCATAGTTGTTTTAAAGAAACAAGATCTTTAGATGATTTGGATCATGATGAACGTTTATCTATTTCTACAAGTCATCCATTATGGATGGTCAAGATGTTCAATGCACAATATGGCAAAGAAACAACAGAAAAGATTCTTCATGCTGATAATGAAGTTCCTTTAAAAAGCGGCCGTATGAATACATATAAGATGTCTCGCGAGGAATTCTTAAAGAAGTATCCAGAGTTTACTCCAGGCTATCTCTCACCAGATAGTGTGCTATTAAAAGAAGGCAATATTGCGCATACTGAAGCTTTTAAAGAAGGTCTGGTTACTATTCAGGATGAATCATCACAGATGGTAGCTCGTTTATTAAATCCAGGTGAAGAAGATGTTGTCTTGGATATGTGTGGGGCACCAGGTTCTAAAACAACACATCTTGGTATACTCATGAATAATAAAGGCTTGATTGACGTTTATGATCTTTATCCACATAAAGCAAAGCTTATTGAAGACAATGCGAAAAGACTTGGATTATCCAATATCCATGTTCATACAGGAGATAGTACAGACCTTTCATTATTTGATAAGCAGTATACAAAAATACTCTTAGATGGTCCATGTTCTGGACTTGGTGTTCTTTCTAGAAAACCTGAAATCAAGTACCATGACTCGGATGCAATGGATGAAATCATTCTTATTCAAGCAAAATTACTAGAAAATGCATATTCTTTATGTATAAAAGGTGGTAATATAGTGTATAGTACGTGCACTATAAATAAAAAAGAAAACGAAAAACAGATTGAAAAATTCATAAAGAAGCATCCCGATATGCATGTAGTGGAAGAGCGTACTATACTTCCATTTGAATATCACAGTGATGGCTTTTATATGTGTCTGTTAGAAAAGGATGTATGA
- a CDS encoding Stp1/IreP family PP2C-type Ser/Thr phosphatase — MAISAMTDIGIKRSVNQDRAVYKIKNHEIVGVLCDGMGGHLAGEVASTLVSRYVIEHFFDHSPFLDDESIHAWISSLLLTANDLVNKESDMHSEYAGMGTTIVICYMDGKNTYVSHVGDSRAYLYKDTLKQITADDTFVNELVKRGLINEEEASHHPKRNVLVQAIGIKEALRISFYKIEEDYRAILLCSDGLYNSLSSQQIEEILQKNASVDQKTECLIQSANEFGGLDNIGVLLIEKGEA, encoded by the coding sequence ATGGCTATCTCCGCGATGACTGATATCGGAATAAAAAGGTCAGTGAATCAAGATCGAGCAGTCTATAAAATTAAGAATCATGAAATCGTTGGCGTATTGTGTGATGGAATGGGTGGTCATCTTGCAGGTGAAGTTGCTTCAACACTTGTGAGTCGTTATGTGATTGAACATTTCTTTGATCATTCACCATTTCTAGATGATGAATCTATTCATGCCTGGATTTCATCTTTACTATTAACTGCCAATGATCTTGTGAATAAGGAAAGCGATATGCATAGTGAATATGCAGGCATGGGGACTACAATTGTCATCTGTTATATGGATGGTAAGAATACTTATGTATCCCATGTGGGTGATTCTAGAGCTTATTTGTATAAAGATACATTAAAGCAGATTACAGCAGATGATACTTTTGTGAATGAACTTGTAAAAAGAGGTTTGATCAATGAAGAAGAAGCCTCACATCATCCAAAAAGAAATGTCTTAGTGCAGGCTATTGGTATTAAAGAAGCTTTACGTATTTCTTTTTATAAGATTGAAGAAGATTATCGTGCAATATTACTCTGTTCAGATGGATTATATAATTCTCTCTCATCTCAACAGATTGAAGAAATACTACAAAAAAATGCATCAGTTGATCAAAAAACTGAATGCCTCATTCAATCAGCCAATGAATTTGGCGGATTAGATAATATTGGTGTTTTACTAATTGAGAAGGGAGAAGCATAA
- the gmk gene encoding guanylate kinase, whose translation MKRGLLIILSGPSGVGKGTVREQLFKEESLNLAYSISMTTRYKRPGEREGIDYFFVDVDTFKKKIEQGELLEYAQFVGNYYGTPKAYVDQLLDEGKNVVLEIEVQGALQVMKKVPDALTIFLVPPSMEELEKRIRGRRTEAEDVIKERLDKARREIATKDQYKHVVVNDDVMRAKDDIVKIIEENMK comes from the coding sequence GTGAAAAGAGGCCTTCTAATTATCCTGAGTGGACCTAGCGGCGTAGGCAAAGGAACAGTCAGAGAACAACTATTTAAAGAAGAATCATTAAACCTTGCATATTCAATTTCAATGACTACACGATATAAGAGACCTGGCGAAAGAGAAGGAATCGATTATTTCTTTGTAGATGTTGATACATTTAAGAAAAAGATTGAGCAGGGTGAATTACTAGAATACGCACAGTTTGTAGGTAATTACTATGGAACACCTAAAGCCTATGTAGATCAGCTACTAGATGAAGGTAAGAATGTTGTACTAGAAATCGAAGTACAAGGTGCACTTCAGGTTATGAAGAAAGTACCAGATGCACTTACAATTTTCTTGGTACCACCTTCAATGGAAGAATTAGAAAAACGTATTCGTGGACGTAGAACAGAAGCTGAAGATGTTATTAAAGAACGTCTTGATAAAGCAAGAAGAGAAATTGCGACAAAAGATCAGTATAAGCATGTAGTGGTGAACGATGATGTTATGCGTGCTAAAGATGATATTGTCAAGATTATCGAAGAGAACATGAAGTAG
- a CDS encoding thiamine diphosphokinase: protein MKIGLYASMNNGDVFNKDIPYIAVDGGLEHLHRQFIKPLFAIGDFDSLEHKEYLEGLEVLSFPTHKDETDTELAISEALNRGYDEIDLYGVIGGRIDHFLGVLIYLRQHPDIKITLYDDINRIYLLPKGIHQIDCTEYKYFSCFTEKTCILTLKNCDYPLDGYTLEPHDPLCISNQCHGILTIENSEDLIFIESQRIGG from the coding sequence ATGAAAATAGGCTTATACGCAAGCATGAATAATGGGGATGTCTTTAACAAAGACATCCCTTATATTGCGGTTGATGGTGGTTTGGAACATCTGCACCGTCAATTTATTAAACCATTATTCGCAATTGGAGACTTTGATTCTCTAGAACATAAAGAATACCTTGAGGGGCTAGAAGTTTTGAGCTTTCCTACACACAAGGATGAAACAGATACAGAACTAGCCATTAGCGAAGCACTTAATAGAGGTTATGATGAAATAGATCTTTATGGTGTCATTGGTGGACGTATTGATCATTTTCTAGGAGTACTCATTTATTTAAGACAGCATCCGGATATTAAGATTACACTCTATGATGATATCAATAGAATCTATTTGCTGCCTAAAGGAATACATCAGATAGACTGTACTGAGTATAAATACTTCTCTTGCTTTACTGAAAAGACTTGTATTCTCACATTAAAGAATTGTGATTATCCACTTGATGGTTATACATTAGAACCTCATGATCCATTATGTATCTCTAATCAATGTCATGGTATTTTGACAATAGAAAATAGTGAAGATCTCATCTTTATTGAATCACAAAGAATAGGAGGCTAA
- the rlmN gene encoding 23S rRNA (adenine(2503)-C(2))-methyltransferase RlmN — translation MKSIYDLTLEQLKEELKAMGQKPFRAKQIYEWIYVKNVYDFHQMTNLSKELQETLSNHFSDALLTIKEKQVARDGTTKYLLELEDGGLIETVLMIQTYGRSLCVTSQLGCNMGCSFCASGLLKKQRNLTSGEIVKQVLTVMNDLKERVTHVVVMGTGEPFDNYDEVMNFIYTVNEPHGLAIGARHLTISTCGLIPGIERFSHEPIQVNLAISLHAPNDEIRNELMPINKRYNMDDLRDAIKTYIERTNRRVTLEYILLKDVNDDIKYARQLAHYLRGLNVYVNLIPYNPVDEHGYKQSLGHTITAFKDELIRLHINCTLRKEHGRDIDGACGQLRAKREKGA, via the coding sequence ATGAAATCAATTTATGACTTAACACTTGAACAATTAAAAGAAGAATTAAAAGCGATGGGGCAGAAGCCTTTCCGTGCGAAACAGATCTATGAATGGATTTATGTAAAGAATGTCTATGATTTTCATCAGATGACTAATCTTTCTAAAGAACTTCAGGAAACACTTTCCAACCATTTCAGTGATGCGCTTTTAACTATCAAGGAAAAGCAGGTCGCACGTGATGGTACGACTAAATATCTTCTTGAATTAGAAGATGGAGGACTCATTGAAACAGTATTGATGATTCAGACTTATGGTCGTTCATTATGTGTCACAAGCCAGTTAGGATGCAATATGGGTTGTTCCTTCTGTGCTTCAGGCTTATTAAAGAAACAGCGTAACCTTACAAGTGGTGAAATCGTGAAACAGGTCTTGACTGTTATGAATGATTTAAAAGAAAGGGTAACTCATGTAGTCGTTATGGGAACAGGTGAACCATTTGATAACTATGATGAAGTCATGAACTTCATCTATACAGTCAATGAACCTCATGGTTTAGCTATTGGCGCAAGACATCTCACTATCTCTACATGTGGTTTGATTCCTGGAATTGAACGTTTCTCTCATGAACCAATCCAGGTGAATCTAGCAATCAGCTTACATGCACCTAATGATGAAATCCGTAATGAATTGATGCCTATCAACAAACGCTATAATATGGATGATTTAAGAGATGCAATCAAGACATATATTGAACGTACAAATCGTCGTGTCACTCTTGAATATATTTTATTGAAGGATGTCAATGATGATATCAAATATGCACGTCAGTTAGCGCATTATCTTCGTGGATTAAATGTTTATGTCAATTTAATTCCTTATAACCCTGTAGATGAACATGGCTATAAACAATCTCTAGGTCATACAATTACTGCATTTAAGGATGAACTTATTCGTTTGCATATTAATTGTACTTTAAGAAAAGAACATGGCCGTGATATTGATGGTGCATGTGGACAGTTACGTGCAAAGAGAGAGAAAGGAGCATAA